In Actinoplanes octamycinicus, the genomic window TGGCCTTGCCGCGCAGCTGGGCCGCGGTCACCCGGACGCTGGCCGCCCACCGGAAGGTGCGGGTTCCGGGGTTCAGGTCGACGTCGTTCGGGGCTTCCAGCAGGGCGCGCCCGCAGGTGCCGGTGGTCGGGCACACGGCCGGGAAGGCGGCGTAGCGGCCGGCGCCCTCCGTGTTGATCGCGACGGTGCCGTTGTCGGCGCCGCGGACGGTGAGGCTGGAGCCTCGGCCGGACAGGTCGGAGATCTTGCCGGCGGTCGCGCCGCCGTCGAAGTTGTAGCGTGCCACCAGGGTCGGCGGCGGGTCCACCACGGGCGCGGCGGCCGCGGGGGCGGCCATGGCCGGGACCGTCAGGAGAACCAGGGTGGAGAGCTTGAACATCTTCATGCCCCAGAAGATGCCCGATAATGCCGGTTTGGGGGGTAATAAACCCGACTATGTAGATCGTACGGGGTCAGAGAAGTCCCGCGGACTCCGCGATCAGGCAGACCCCGACCAGGCGCAGCAGCGGCCAGCCGGCGGTGGCCCAGCCCGCGACCGTGGTCGGCGCGAAGCCCGGCTCGGGCAGCGGGCGGCCGGTCCGGACCGCGGCGGCGGCGATGCTGCGCGCGTACGCCGCCAGCCCCTCCGCGTCGATCGCCCGGCCGGCGCCGAGCAGCGCCTCCCGGACGGCGGCGGCGTGCTGGTCGACGCGGGCCAGCAGACCCGGCTCGGCGAACGCGGCGGCCAGGCCGTCGACCCCCACGCGGGCCATCATCTCGTCGAGGTAGGAGTCGGCGGTAACGGCGGCGAAGGCGATGCTCTCGTTCGTCATGCAGGAGAATCTGCCAGGTGCCGCCCGGTCCCGACAGGGGCGTGACCGAACGGCACCAGAGCCGCACCAAGCTGCAACCGGGCTACAGCGGCAGCGCGTCCATCGCCTTGAATATCCGCTTGTCAGAGACCGGGTAGGCGGTGCCCAGGGTCTGCGCGAAGAAGTTGATCCGCAGCTCCTCGATCATCCAGCGGATCTCCCGCAGCCCGTCCGCGGCCGGGCTGTCCGGAGGCGCCTCCGCTGTCAGCTCGCGGTACTCCGCCTCGATCTCCTGAATCTGGGTGATCAGCTGGCGGTCCCGCCCGGCCGAGCCGCCCAGCCGGTCCAGCCGGTAGCTGATCCCGCGCAGGTAACGCGGCATGTGGTGCAGCTGCTTCCACCCGGTCTCGGTCACGAAACCCGGGTAGATCAGGCCCTTGAGCTGCTGCCGGATGTCGGTGAGCGCGGGCAGCAGCATCGGGTCCTTGAACTGGCGCACCCGCTGGTCCACGTCGTACGCCGTGGCCAGCACCGCCTGCACCTGGGTGACCACGTTGGCCACCGCGTCGACCAGGTCCTCGCGGACCGTGTCGCGCAGCGAGGCGAACTCCACCGACGACCAGACCGGCCCGCCCGCGTCGGCGACCAGCTTGTCCACCGCCGCGCCCGCGCAGTCGTCGAGCAGCTCGGCGACCGACCGGTACGGGTTGGCCCGGGACAGCTCCAGCTTCGCCCGGTTGTCCAGCCGCCCCTGCAGGAACCGGGCGGCCGGCGGCAGCGTGAGCAGCAGCAGCCGCCGGGTCCCGGCCCGCATCGCGATCCGCTGCTCGGCCTCGGTCTCGAACACCTTCACGCCGACGCTGGCGCCCTCGTCGACCAGGGCCGGCCAGACGTTGACCTGGTAGCCGCCGCGGACCTGGGCGACCCGGTGCGGGATCGCCCCGAAGTCGTTCGTGGTGATCCCGGTGCGCTCCAGGTCGCCGGCCGCCCGGGAGATGGTGGCCTGCACCTTGGGCTGCAACTCGCGGCGCAGCACCTCCAGGTCACGCCCCTCGGCGACCACCTCGCCGGCCTCGTTGACGATCCGGAAGTTCATCCGCAGGTGGTCCGGCACCTGGTCGGGCCGCCAGGCGTCGCGCGGCACGATGGTGCCGGTGAGCCGGCGCAGCTCGTTGCCGATCGCGTCGGGCAGCGGGCCGCGGCGGGCCGGGACCCGGTCGAGGACCGCCTCGGCCCAGTCCGGGACCGGGACGAAGCTGGTGCGCATCGCCTTGGGCAGGGCGCGGATCAGGGCGATCACCACGTCCTTGCGGAAGCCGGGCACCGACCAGCCGAAGTCCTCCGCGTCCACCTTGTTGATCAGGTCGAGCGGGAGCTGGACGGTGACGCCGTCGGCGTGCTTGCCGGGCTCGAATTCGTACCGCAGCGGAAGCTTCACCCCGGCCGCCAGCCAGGCGTCGGGGAAGGCGTTCGGATCGACGGAGTCCCGGCCGGCGTTGACCAGCTCATCCCGGGTAAACGTCAATAAATCCGGATTCGTCCGGCGCTCGTGCTTCCACCAGCCGTCGAAATGCCGCGACGAGACGACCTCCGCCGGAATCTTCGCGTCATAGAGCGAGAAGACCGTCTCGTCGTCAACCGCGATGTCCCGCCGTCGTGCCCGGTTCTCCAGATCGGTGATCTGGCGCAACAGCCGCCGGTTCGCCTCGAAGAACTTGTGGTGCGTCTCCCAGTCCCCCTCCACCAGGGCGTGCCTGATGAACAGCTCCCGGGACACCTCCGGATCGACCTTGCTGTAGCCCACCCGGCGCCGCGGCACGATCGGCAACCCGTAGAGGGTGACTTTCTCGAAGGCCATCACGGCGCCCAGCTTGCGATCCCAGTGCGGCTCGCTGTAGGAGCGTTTCACCAGGTGCGGAGCGAGTTTCTCGGCCCACTCGGGCTCGATCCGGGCGTTCACCCGGGCCCACAGCCGGCTCGTCTCGACCAGCTCGGCGGACATCACCCAGCGCGGCTGCCGCTTGAACAGCGCCGAGCCCGGGAAGATCGCGAACTTGGCGCCGCGCGCCCCCAGATATTCGCGCTTGTCGGTGTCCTTGAGCCCGATGTGGCTGAGCAGACCGGCCAGGAGGGCGGTGTGCACCGGTTGCGGCGCGACGCCGGCTTCCCAGTCCTCCTTCAAAGTCAGCTTGAGGGTACGGACGACCTGCTTCAGCTGCGTGTAGATGTCCTGCCACTCCCGCACCCGCAGGTAGTTCAGGAACTCCGAGCGGCACAGCCGACGGAACTGGTTGCCGGACAGCTCGTGCTGTTTCTCCCGCAGGTAGCGCCACAGGTTGAGGTAGGTGAAGAAGTCCGATTCCTTGTCGACGAACCGGGCGTGTTTCTCGTCGGCCTGCTGCTGCTTGTCGGCCGGCCGCTCGCGCGGGTCCTGGATCGACAGCGCGGCGGCGATCACCATCACCTCGGCGAGGCAGTCCTGCTTGTCCGCCTCGATCACCATCCGGGCCAGCCGCGGGTCGACCGGCAGCTGGGCGAGCTGGCGGCCGAGCGGGGTGAGCTTGCCCTGGTCCAGCGCGCCGAGCTCCTCGAGGAGCTTGATGCCGTCGGTGATGTTGCGCCGGTCCGGCGGGTCGATGAACGGGAACTTGGGCAGGTCGCCGAGCCCCAGGTTGGTCATCTGCAGGATGACCGAGGCGAGGTTGGTCCGCAGGATCTCCGGCTCGGTGAACTCCGGCCGGCCGTCGAAGTCCTCCTCCGAGTAGAGCCGGATGCAGATGCCGTCCGAGGTGCGGCCGCAGCGGCCCTTGCGCTGGTTCGCGCTGGCCTGGGAGACCGGCTCGATGGGCAGCCGCTGCACCTTGAGCCGATGCGAGTACCGGCTGATCCGGGCGGTGCCCGGGTCGATCACGTAGCGGATGCCGGGCACGGTCAGCGAGGTCTCGGCGACGTTGGTGGCCAGCACGATCCGCCGGCCGGCGTGCCGCTCGAAGACCTTGTGCTGCTCGGCGGCGCTCAGCCGGCCGTAGAGCGGGACCACCTCGGTGTTCCGCAGATCCTTCTTGACCAGCGCGTCGGCGGTGTCCCGGATCTCCCGCTCGCCGGACATGAAGACCAGGATGTCGCCGTCGGCCGGCAGCTCGTCGACCGCCGCCGCGATGCCCTCGATCTGGTCGATCGGCTCCTCGCGGACCGTGTCGTCGTCCTCCTCGTCGTCGAGGAGCGTGGTGGTCACCAGCGGGCGGTAGCGGACCTCGACCGGATAGGTCCGGCCGGACACCTCGATCACCGGGGCCGGCTTGCCGGCGGCGTCCGCGAAGTGCTCGGCGAACCGCTGCGTCTCGATCGTCGCGGAGGTGATCACCAGCTTCAGGTCGGGGCGTTTCGGCAGCAGGTCGCGCAGGTAGCCGAGGATGAAGTCGATGTTGAGGCTGCGCTCGTGCGCCTCGTCGATGATCAGCGTGTCGTACCGCCGGAGCATCCGGTCGGTCTGGATCTCGGCCAGCAGGATGCCGTCGGTCATCACCTTGACCAGGGTGTCCTCGCCGACGTGGTCGGTGAACCGGACCTTGTACCCGACCGTCGAGCCGAGCGGCCGGTCCAGCTCCTCGGCGATCCGCTCGGCGACGGTGCGGGCCGCGATCCGCCGCGGCTGGGTGTGCCCGATCTGCCCGCGCACGCCGCGGCCCAGCTCCAGGCAGATCTTCGGGATCTGGGTGGTCTTGCCGGAACCGGTCTCGCCGGCCACCACGACGACCTGGTGGTCGCGGATCGCCGCGGCGATGTCGTCCTTGCGGGCGCTGACCGGCAGCGCCTCCGGATAGGTGATCGGCGGGACCGCGGCGAGCCGGGTCTCCAGACGCAGGCGCGCCCGGTCGACCTCCTCGGCGATCTCGTCGAGGGCGGTGGACCGGGCGGCGTCGTCACGGATGCGCCGGGTGCCGTCGAGGCGGCGCCGCAGCCGGTGCTCGTCGCGGGGCAGGAGCTCGGAGATCCGGCTGCGTAGTTCAGATACAGACATGGCGGGCCAAGAATAGGCGCAAGCGCTCGAGAACGCCTGGTGATTAACGCCGCCCTGTCACTCCCCCTCCTCGTCCTCGTCCTCCACCGTGCCGTCCGGGTGCTCGGCCAGCCACTGGTCGATGGTGTCGTTCCGCACCGCGGCGAACATCTCGGCGGCGGCCTTCGTGTCGAGCTGGACCGCGCTGCCGGCCGGGGTCCTCAGGTCGGCCCGGGTGTACGGCACGGTGGCGAACGTGATCGCCGACGGCCGGATGTCGCGCACCGCGAAGACCAGGTCCCGCAGGTCGAGCTTCTGGTCCACGGTCAGCGAGTCGGCCGCGATGCCGAGCAGCTCGTCCATCTGCAGCGGCTTGAACAGCAGCTTGTCCTTGGCCACCTTGGCGATCACCGCCTTGACCACCAGCTGCTGGTTGCGGATCCGGCCGAAGTCGCCGCCGGGCACGTTGTAGCGCTGGCGCATGAACTCCTCGGCGACCGCGCCGTCCATGTCGTGGCAGCCCTGCTTCCACTCCCGGTCGGAGAAGGTGCTCTTCACGTCGTACGGGACGCAGACGTTCACCCCGTTCACCGCGTCGACCAGGTCGTGGATGCTGGTGAAGTTGGCGATCATGGCGCCGTCCAGCGGCACCCCGGTCAGCTGGCGCACGGTGGACGCGGTCAGCGCCGCCCCGCCGAACGCGAACGCCGCGTTGATCTTGTTCTTGCCGCCCTTCCAGCTGCCGCCGGCCGGCACCTCGACGTAGCTGTCCCGCGGGATCGAGATGATCGTGGCGCGGTTCCGCTCCTTGGCGATGTGCACCAGCATGATGGTGTCCGAGCGCTCGCCGATCGGGCTGGTCCCGCCCGGCTCGGCGGCCCGCGAGTCGGAGCCGAGCAGCAGCAGGTTGAGCGCCCCGGACTCCCAGTTCTCCCGGCTCTGCGCGGCCTCCTCGGCGGGCGCCGAGGGCAGCAACGACGCCCGGTCCACCTTGTCCTCGTAGCGGTTGACCAGCACGTAACCACCGGCGGTCACCCCGCCGATCAGGAACACCAGCAGCACCGAGAGCACGATCAGGGCCTTCTGCCAGCCCGCTCGCCGCCGGAACCACCCGCGTCGCTGCGGCGGCGCGGTGTCGGTCGCCGGCTCGGCCCCGGCATCCTGAAGATCTGCATTCACGCGCCTCACTGTGCGGACGGCACGCCCACCGGTCAAGGTGGAGAGATCGTCCGTTCAGCCTCTTTTCCCTGCCGGCCACTCCGATCAGCCGCTGATCGGCACCCCGGGGAGCAACGGGATCACCGCGGCCACCGGAACAGCGGCGGTGGCGGGGCCGGGCCGGGGTTGGCCCGCCGTGGGGGACGGCGGACCCGCATGAGACGCGCGGCGGTCGGGTGGTGAAGCGGGCCTCGCGTGCCGACTGCCACGGGAGTCGGCGTCGTACCGGAAAAGAGCAACCGCGACCGTGCGGGCGGCATCGCGGCAGCGGGGATGGTCCTGGAACGCCGGGCGGGATCCCGTGTCCCCGGACGGCCCTGGCTCGATATCCCGGATGACGGGATCGGACAATCGAATCGAGGCCGAGGGTGATCGTTGTCGCTGAGGACCACGAGGACATCCGCTACGTGCTGAAACGCTCGCTGGAGCGGGCCGGCCACCGGGTCGTGGTGGCCGAGGACGGGGCGGCCGCGCTGGCCGCGGTCCGCGAGCACCGGCCGGACCTGGTGGTGACCGACGTCGACATGCCGCGGATGACCGGGCTGGACCTGTGCCGGGCGATCCGCGCGGACGACGACCTGCGGCACATCCCGGTGGTGGTGGCCAGCGGGTCGCTGATGCCCGGGGACGCGCAGGCCAGCGATGCCGGGGCGTCCGCGACGCTGCTCAAGCCGTTCGTCCCGGCGCAGCTGCTGGCCCTGGTCGCGGCCCTGCTCCCGCAGACCACCCCGGACAACGCCTGACTCTCCTTTTCGGTACGGCCGGAGCGCCCGGTCAGTCCTGGTGCTGGTGGTCCGGCACCGGCGCGCGCAACCGGGCGGCCGCCGGGTCGTGCGCCGACGGGTCGGCCGCGGGCAGCGCCGACAGCCCGGGCAACCGGCTGTCCAGCATCGCCGCCCGCTCGGCCAGCGCCCGGTCCAGGGCGGCGCGCACCTGGGCGTCGTCCTCCTCGGCGGGCTCCTTCGGGATGTGCCTCATCGCTACCTCCTCGATACCGGCCAGCGGCAGGGTGAAGAAGAACCGCGTCCCCCCGCCGGCGTTGTCCTCGACCCCGATCACGCCGCCGTGCCGCTCCACGATCCGCCGGCAGATCGCCAGCCCGAGCCCGGTGCCGGCGTACCCGGTGGCCCCCTCGGCCCGGTGGAACGACTCGAAGACGCGGGGCTTCTCCTGCTCCGGGATGCCGATCCCGGCGTCGGTGACGACGATCCGGGTCCAGCCCGCGCCGGCCGGCTCGGCGGTCACCTCGGCGCGTGGCACGGCGCCCGGCCGGATGTACTTGAAGGCGTTGCCGACCAGGTTGTCCAGCACGTGCCGGAGCAGCGCCGGGTCGGCCCGGACCGCGGGCAGCTCGCCCACCGACCACTCCGGCGCCGGCCCGCCGGCCGACCGCAGGCTCCCGGCCCGCTCCTGCAGCACCTCCCGGACCAGCGGCGCCAGCTCCATGTCGGTGATCCGCAGCGGCGCGTCCCGCGCGGTGCTGTACGCCAGCAGCGTCTCGATCAGCGCGTCCATCCGGTCCACGGCCAGCATGATCCGCTGGAGGGAGCCGCGCACCGCGTCCTCGTCGCCGAGGTCGTCGACGGCCAGCTCGCAGTGCCCGCGGGCGATCGCGAGCGGCGCCTTCAGGTCGTGCGCCACCACACCCGCGAAGATCGCCAGGTCGGTCTCGTGCCGCCGCAGGTCGGTGATGTCCCGGAAGACCGCGACCGCGCCGCGCTGCCCGGCGCTCGGGTCCAGCGGCCGGGCGTCGATCCCGAGCAGCACCCCGTCCGGCCGGCCGGCGTTGCGGATGATCACCTCGGAGCCGTCGATCGGCTCCCCGCGCAGCGCCCGGATCAGCGGCATCTCGTCCAGCGGCAGCGGGGTGACCCCGTCCGGCCGGAACGCGCCGTAGTGCTCCTGCCAGTCCGCCGGGTTGTCGCTGGGCTCGGTGACGCCCATCAGCTGCTGGGCCGCCGGGTTCTCCAGCAGCACCCGGCCACGGTCGTCGACGACGCTGACCCCGTCCCCGATGGTCGTCATGATCGCGCCGAGCAGCCCGGCCTGCTTGCGGCTCTCCGCCTCGGCGGTGCGCAGGTCCGCGATCGCCTCCTCGACCCGGTCCCGGGCCCGGCTCCGGCCGGTGGCCAGCACGTGGACCAGCCAGGCGAGCAGCGCGGTGAGGCCCAGGCCGCAGGCCAGCACGGTGGCCGGCAGGTGGCCGCCGGCGCCGGGCAGCCGGGTCGAGTCGGCCCGCAGGCCGAGCACCCAGGTGTGGTCGCCGACCGGGACCGGCCGTTCCCGGTGCAGGTCCGGCTCGCCGCCCACCGCCAGCTCGGCGACCGGGACCCGGCTGCCGTCGCTGTTCACCGCGACCAGGCTGCCGTTGAGCTGGCCCTGGCTGACCGTGCTGAGCACGCCCTGCAGGAAGTCGCCGCCGCGCAGGCCGAGCACCACCCAGCCACGGAAGACCGGATCGTTGGCCCGGGTCCAGACCGGCGCGGCGAAGACGAACGACTGCTGCCGCTGCCCGGCCGGCAGGCCCCGGTCGCGCAGCAGCACGTAGGTGTCCGAGACGGTGCCGTGCATGGTCTGCCGGGCGGTGTCCAGGGCGGCGGCCGGCTGGGCCACCGCGCCCAGGTCGGCACCCTGGACCCGGGAGCCGGCCTCGTCCCCGGCCAGCGCCCGGGTGAAGATCGGGAAGTAGTGCTCGTCCCGGCCGGTGGCCGGGTGCAGGGTCAGCCCGCTCGCGCCGTGCGCCCGCCAGTACGCCTGGGCGGCCGGGACCTCGGCGGTGCGCACCGGCACGACGTAGGCGACCGCGGCCACCCCGAGCAGCCCGGCGGCGTCCAGCGGCGCGCTGGCCTGGTCGAAGTCCTCCCAGGTCAGGTTCTCGTCGGTGGCCAGGCCGGCGGCGACGGTCTCGAGCAGGGTGCGGTAGCGGTCGGTCTCGGCGCGGACCGCGGCGACCGCCATCTGGGCGCGCTGGTCCATCACCCGGCGGGTGTTCTCCCGCTGGGCGGCGCGCAGCCCGGCCACCGTCAGCAGCGTGACCAGGAGTCCGGCGAGCACGACCGCGGCGGCCAGCGCCGGGCCGGTATAGCGGCTCCGTCCCTCCACCATTCCGAGCGTAAGCCGCAAAACGCCCCCGTCGGCCGGAGTTCGGCCAACGGGGGCGCTGTCGGAGCGAATTACTTCCAGGTGTCGTACTGGTAGAGCCGGTAGGCCGCCATGATCCCGGTGACCTTGGTGTAGTAGTTCGGGTCGGTGGCGTAACCGGCCTTCCACACCTGCCAGATGAAGTTGTTGGCGTCCCTGGTGTAGGCGAACGCCGGCGTGTACCGCTGGTTGACCTTCAGGAAGTACCCGTGGTCCCGGAACGAGTGCGCCATCGTGGCGTAGGTCCGGAAGGCGTCCGAGGTGGCGAAGCACTTGCCGGCCTTGTCGCACTCGGTGGTCTGGTAGACGTGGCAGCCGCTGGCGATGGTGCCGAACTTGCCGCTCTGGCACTTGATCCCGAAGTAGTTCCTGTCCACCGCGGCCAGCCCGCTCTTGCCCCAGCCGGACTCCAGGATCGCCTGGGCGATGGTCACCGACGGCGGCACGCCGTACTGCCGCCAGCCCTGCTGGGCGCCGGACACCGCGGCCGCGATGAACTGGGCCTGGGTCATCGACGGGGTGGCCGGCGTGGCCGGTGAC contains:
- a CDS encoding LamG-like jellyroll fold domain-containing protein; protein product: MKMFKLSTLVLLTVPAMAAPAAAAPVVDPPPTLVARYNFDGGATAGKISDLSGRGSSLTVRGADNGTVAINTEGAGRYAAFPAVCPTTGTCGRALLEAPNDVDLNPGTRTFRWAASVRVTAAQLRGKANIMQKGLAGADSVWKLQLTGKIGRAQCAMTGKGSTESFAATSARPIADGNWHKIVCERNGTNLSISVDGVPGTRATIPATLSVDNAMPLRIGGPNFGASSDMYHGQLDDVYIQLG
- a CDS encoding DUF6401 family natural product biosynthesis protein, with protein sequence MTNESIAFAAVTADSYLDEMMARVGVDGLAAAFAEPGLLARVDQHAAAVREALLGAGRAIDAEGLAAYARSIAAAAVRTGRPLPEPGFAPTTVAGWATAGWPLLRLVGVCLIAESAGLL
- the hrpA gene encoding ATP-dependent RNA helicase HrpA, which codes for MSVSELRSRISELLPRDEHRLRRRLDGTRRIRDDAARSTALDEIAEEVDRARLRLETRLAAVPPITYPEALPVSARKDDIAAAIRDHQVVVVAGETGSGKTTQIPKICLELGRGVRGQIGHTQPRRIAARTVAERIAEELDRPLGSTVGYKVRFTDHVGEDTLVKVMTDGILLAEIQTDRMLRRYDTLIIDEAHERSLNIDFILGYLRDLLPKRPDLKLVITSATIETQRFAEHFADAAGKPAPVIEVSGRTYPVEVRYRPLVTTTLLDDEEDDDTVREEPIDQIEGIAAAVDELPADGDILVFMSGEREIRDTADALVKKDLRNTEVVPLYGRLSAAEQHKVFERHAGRRIVLATNVAETSLTVPGIRYVIDPGTARISRYSHRLKVQRLPIEPVSQASANQRKGRCGRTSDGICIRLYSEEDFDGRPEFTEPEILRTNLASVILQMTNLGLGDLPKFPFIDPPDRRNITDGIKLLEELGALDQGKLTPLGRQLAQLPVDPRLARMVIEADKQDCLAEVMVIAAALSIQDPRERPADKQQQADEKHARFVDKESDFFTYLNLWRYLREKQHELSGNQFRRLCRSEFLNYLRVREWQDIYTQLKQVVRTLKLTLKEDWEAGVAPQPVHTALLAGLLSHIGLKDTDKREYLGARGAKFAIFPGSALFKRQPRWVMSAELVETSRLWARVNARIEPEWAEKLAPHLVKRSYSEPHWDRKLGAVMAFEKVTLYGLPIVPRRRVGYSKVDPEVSRELFIRHALVEGDWETHHKFFEANRRLLRQITDLENRARRRDIAVDDETVFSLYDAKIPAEVVSSRHFDGWWKHERRTNPDLLTFTRDELVNAGRDSVDPNAFPDAWLAAGVKLPLRYEFEPGKHADGVTVQLPLDLINKVDAEDFGWSVPGFRKDVVIALIRALPKAMRTSFVPVPDWAEAVLDRVPARRGPLPDAIGNELRRLTGTIVPRDAWRPDQVPDHLRMNFRIVNEAGEVVAEGRDLEVLRRELQPKVQATISRAAGDLERTGITTNDFGAIPHRVAQVRGGYQVNVWPALVDEGASVGVKVFETEAEQRIAMRAGTRRLLLLTLPPAARFLQGRLDNRAKLELSRANPYRSVAELLDDCAGAAVDKLVADAGGPVWSSVEFASLRDTVREDLVDAVANVVTQVQAVLATAYDVDQRVRQFKDPMLLPALTDIRQQLKGLIYPGFVTETGWKQLHHMPRYLRGISYRLDRLGGSAGRDRQLITQIQEIEAEYRELTAEAPPDSPAADGLREIRWMIEELRINFFAQTLGTAYPVSDKRIFKAMDALPL
- a CDS encoding LCP family protein; the encoded protein is MNADLQDAGAEPATDTAPPQRRGWFRRRAGWQKALIVLSVLLVFLIGGVTAGGYVLVNRYEDKVDRASLLPSAPAEEAAQSRENWESGALNLLLLGSDSRAAEPGGTSPIGERSDTIMLVHIAKERNRATIISIPRDSYVEVPAGGSWKGGKNKINAAFAFGGAALTASTVRQLTGVPLDGAMIANFTSIHDLVDAVNGVNVCVPYDVKSTFSDREWKQGCHDMDGAVAEEFMRQRYNVPGGDFGRIRNQQLVVKAVIAKVAKDKLLFKPLQMDELLGIAADSLTVDQKLDLRDLVFAVRDIRPSAITFATVPYTRADLRTPAGSAVQLDTKAAAEMFAAVRNDTIDQWLAEHPDGTVEDEDEEGE
- a CDS encoding response regulator → MIVVAEDHEDIRYVLKRSLERAGHRVVVAEDGAAALAAVREHRPDLVVTDVDMPRMTGLDLCRAIRADDDLRHIPVVVASGSLMPGDAQASDAGASATLLKPFVPAQLLALVAALLPQTTPDNA
- a CDS encoding ATP-binding protein — encoded protein: MVEGRSRYTGPALAAAVVLAGLLVTLLTVAGLRAAQRENTRRVMDQRAQMAVAAVRAETDRYRTLLETVAAGLATDENLTWEDFDQASAPLDAAGLLGVAAVAYVVPVRTAEVPAAQAYWRAHGASGLTLHPATGRDEHYFPIFTRALAGDEAGSRVQGADLGAVAQPAAALDTARQTMHGTVSDTYVLLRDRGLPAGQRQQSFVFAAPVWTRANDPVFRGWVVLGLRGGDFLQGVLSTVSQGQLNGSLVAVNSDGSRVPVAELAVGGEPDLHRERPVPVGDHTWVLGLRADSTRLPGAGGHLPATVLACGLGLTALLAWLVHVLATGRSRARDRVEEAIADLRTAEAESRKQAGLLGAIMTTIGDGVSVVDDRGRVLLENPAAQQLMGVTEPSDNPADWQEHYGAFRPDGVTPLPLDEMPLIRALRGEPIDGSEVIIRNAGRPDGVLLGIDARPLDPSAGQRGAVAVFRDITDLRRHETDLAIFAGVVAHDLKAPLAIARGHCELAVDDLGDEDAVRGSLQRIMLAVDRMDALIETLLAYSTARDAPLRITDMELAPLVREVLQERAGSLRSAGGPAPEWSVGELPAVRADPALLRHVLDNLVGNAFKYIRPGAVPRAEVTAEPAGAGWTRIVVTDAGIGIPEQEKPRVFESFHRAEGATGYAGTGLGLAICRRIVERHGGVIGVEDNAGGGTRFFFTLPLAGIEEVAMRHIPKEPAEEDDAQVRAALDRALAERAAMLDSRLPGLSALPAADPSAHDPAAARLRAPVPDHQHQD